One part of the Lepeophtheirus salmonis chromosome 14, UVic_Lsal_1.4, whole genome shotgun sequence genome encodes these proteins:
- the LOC121129123 gene encoding uncharacterized protein produces the protein MWWLLLLEIVLSSTQGYHSVGCNFPEHWKGRWFHLGFSEPLVMSDNKITQKGLCVESANNQYIMEENDGHSGKCYKCMVLYEKHFNVLQYKESFCEENYESIDWLCDQIGGDSSLYSMFRKEADSIKCPFKGPYSFSYAKGGSYKTCSDPPSYMDSCVDSTRVKLRYQACTDVPGSEIANEEIECLAHWKQGSSRYLVAMLNHSHVYTDEARYRCFVYQRHRERDHVTYKMAQSYSASCLGLWIPTEGSKIYNMKKLDNDKNKNCVFPSWMSHHHEWFSINQEAGLHLNKKGHTLKLRNFTSGSSSVVTCHSMDPISGSNSVQIISHVKAGCDSGYVCMVFHGRDRHVIQMQYGEKGRHPSEACSHYHFDSKYSPTLTFVSGLHNRQPCPFSGLYTISGELLPQIFRAEGTSCREDSIMFMYSGCSGSSHVRIEYRCPKSSVMSQENSKYISSEFNCHVQWPIQDNYQALILSSSDGGKKDFLCLTYLENSDGVITASLDQNACLVNGFKDIGTFNVTSSGPCLEALTGSNTSKSYSQGLSGLLLIIPIYLLLVPLKSRVTLE, from the exons atgtgGTGGTTACTTCTCCTAGAAATAGTTTTAAGTTCCACACAGGGATATCACTCTGTGG GTTGTAATTTTCCAGAGCACTGGAAGGGCCGATGGTTTCATTTAGGATTCTCTGAGCCACTTGTCATGTCCGACAATAAAATAACACAGAAAGGTCTCTGTGTTGAAAGTGCAAATAATCAGTACATCATGGAGGAAAA TGATGGTCACTCGGGGAAATGTTATAAATGCATGGTTCTCTATGAGAAGCATTTCAATGTTCTTCAATATAAAGAAA gcttttGTGAGGAAAATTATGAAAGTATAGATTGGCTCTGTGACCAAATCGGGGGTGACTCAAGTCTCTACTCCATGTTTCGTAAAGAAGCGGACTCAATCAAATGCCCCTTTAAGGGCCCTTATTCCTTCAGTTATGCCAAAGGAGGAAGTTACAAAACTTGCTCAGATCCACCCTCATATATGGATTCCTGCGTGGATTCCACTCGGGTTAAATTACGCTATCAAGCATGTACGGATGTGCCAGGGTCTGAGATTGCGA ATGAGGAAATTGAGTGCTTAGCTCATTGGAAGCAAGGATCCTCTCGCTATCTTGTTGCCATGTTAAATCATAGCCATGTCTATACTGATGAGGCTCGATATCGATGTTTTGTCTATCAACGCCATAGAGAAAGGGACCACGTAACATATAAAATGGCTCAATCTTACTCCGCTTCATGTCTAGGACTTTGGATTCCTACAGAAGGGtccaaaatatacaatatgaaaaaat tggacaatgacaaaaacaaaaactgtgtATTTCCGTCGTGGATGAGCCACCATCACGAGTGGTTTTCCATCAATCAAGAAGCTGGTCTCCATTTGAATAAGAAAGGCCATACGCTCAAACTAAGAAATTTCACATCTGGATCATCATCCGTTGTGACATGCCACTCTATGGATCCTATTAGTGGATCGAACTCGGTCCAAATAATATCTCATGTTAAAGCTGGATG tgaCAGTGGCTATGTCTGTATGGTTTTCCATGGACGTGATAGACATGTTATTCAGATGCAATATGGTGAAAAAGGTCGTCATCCCTCTGAAGCATGTAGTCATTatcattttgattcaaaatattcaCCAACTTTAACATTTGTCAGTGGGTTACATAATCGTCAACCCTGTCCATTCTCCGGACTTTATACTATAAGTGGTGAATTATTACCTCAAATATTCAGAGCTGAAGGAACTTCTTGTCGAGAAGACTCAATCATGTTTATGTACTCTGGATGCTCTGGCTCTTCTCACGTCAGAATCGAATATCGATGTCCCAAGTCTTCTGTTATGAGCCAAGAAAATTCCAAGTATATCTCCTCGGAGTTTAACTGCCATGTTCAATGGCCTATACAAGACAATTATCAAGCTTTGATTCTAAGTTCTTCCGATGGAGGTAAAAAGGATTTTCTCTGTTTAACGTATCTTGAAAATAGTGATGGAGTCATAACAGCTTCCTTAGATCAAAACGCATGTCTCGTTAATGGTTTCAAAGACATTGGCACTTTTAATGTAACGTCCAGTGGTCCATGCTTGGAGGCTCTAACTGGAAGTAATACATCGAAGAGCTACTCTCAAGGATTAAGtggtttattattaatcattccAATATATCTACTCCTTGTTCCTCTAAAATCACGTGTGACTCTTGAATGA